One part of the Gossypium raimondii isolate GPD5lz chromosome 1, ASM2569854v1, whole genome shotgun sequence genome encodes these proteins:
- the LOC105786176 gene encoding protein trichome birefringence — protein MADIAKYVPVNGGTTVGTDIKNLFSVIKTRRTVALFMFAFVGFTLLLAFCPSSNTSSPWVTNIFSASSTNSATRSQFSSLFDYFFSNTSSSPQQSTNFTSPSSSSSSSSGSNNHTRSNNGSTELGNTGQELLSDTNINENTTFAPSNTSTNNTQSSVLHANLTQASSPSVNENPPSTSNQVEKKGNSEVLKVNQTTPVVGNSPAKSDSSDKVSSGKGGKSVAEKGVVSNITASPTKKKKDNGSGSELSAKQGIESLMESLMNCDLFDGGWVKDNSYPLYKPGSCSFIDEQFSCIINGRPDKSYQKLKWKPKGCTLPRLNGGHMLELLRGKRLVFVGDSLNRNMWESLVCILKNAAKKPKNVYEAHGRSYFRGEVSYSFIFKDYNFTLEFFVSPFLVREWEMPDKNGGKKETLRLDLVGKSADQYKSADILVFNTGHWWTHEKTSKGKDYYQEGSHVYEELNVLEAFRKALTTWSRWIDANVNPMKTMVFFRGYSASHFSGGQWNSGGACDNETNPIKNEKYLTPYPSKMLVLELVLKGMKTHVTYLNITRLTDFRKDGHPSIYRKHPKQKLSEDERKEPLKYQDCSHWCLPGVPDSWNELLYAELLVKESKMRQHQRRAR, from the exons ATGGCTGATATAGCCAAGTACGTGCCTGTCAATGGCGGAACAACCGTCGGTACAGACATTAAGAACTTGTTCTCAGTCATCAAAACTAGAAGAACTGTGGCTTTGTTCATGTTTGCCTTTGTCGGTTTCACTCTTCTTTTAGCATTTTGCCCTTCTTCAAACACTTCTTCTCCCTGGGTTACCAACATCTTTTCAGCATCCTCCACTAATTCTGCTACAAGATCTcaattctcttctctttttgATTACTTCTTTTCCAACACCTCTTCTTCCCCTCAACAAAGCACTAACTTCACttccccttcttcttcttcttcttcttcttctggtTCTAATAATCATACCAGATCTAACAATGGTTCTACTGAATTAGGCAACACAGGACAAGAGCTACTTTCTGACACAAACATCAACGAAAACACAACTTTTGCCCCTTCTAACACAAGTACAAACAACACCCAGAGTTCGGTTTTGCATGCAAATCTGACCCAAGCTTCATCTCCAAGTGTTAATGAAAACCCACCTAGCACAAGCAACCAAGTTGAGAAGAAAGGGAATTCTGAGGTTTTGAAGGTTAATCAGACTACGCCCGTCGTTGGAAATTCTCCGGCCAAATCTGATTCTTCCGACAAAGTAAGTTCAGGGAAGGGAGGGAAAAGTGTAGCTGAAAAAGGAGTGGTGTCTAACATCACTGCTTCACcgacaaagaaaaagaaagacaatGGGAGTGGTTCAGAGCTGTCAGCTAAACAGGGGATTGAGAGTTTGATGGAATCTTTAATGAACTGTGATTTGTTTGATGGAGGATGGGTGAAGGATAATTCATATCCACTTTACAAACCAGGGTCTTGTTCCTTCATCGATGAACAATTTAGTTGTATCATCAATGGAAGGCCTGATAAAAGTTACCAGAAATTGAAGTGGAAGCCTAAAGGCTGCACTTTGCCaag ATTGAATGGGGGTCACATGTTGGAGTTATTGAGGGGGAAGCGTCTTGTTTTTGTCGGTGACTCACTGAATAGGAATATGTGGGAATCACTCGTTTGCATATTGAAAAATGCTgctaaaaaaccaaaaaatgtTTATGAAGCTCATGGAAGAAGCTATTTTCGAGGGGAAGTTTCTTATTCATTCATATTCAAA GATTATAACTTCACTTTAGAGTTCTTCGTATCCCCATTCTTGGTCCGAGAATGGGAAATGCCAGACAAAAATGGAGGGAAGAAGGAGACGTTGCGGCTTGACCTTGTCGGAAAATCGGCTGATCAATATAAATCAGCGGATATCCTTGTTTTCAACACGGGGCATTGGTGGACTCATGAGAAAACTTCCAAAGG GAAAGATTATTACCAAGAAGGTAGTCATGTTTACGAGGAATTGAATGTTCTTGAGGCTTTTCGGAAAGCATTGACAACATGGTCTAGATGGATTGATGCCAATGTAAATCCGATGAAGACTATGGTGTTCTTCCGCGGCTATTCTGCTTCTCATTTCAG TGGAGGGCAGTGGAATTCAGGAGGAGCATGTGATAACGAAACCAATCCGATCAAGAATGAGAAATATCTAACGCCATATCCGTCAAAGATGTTGGTGTTAGAATTGGTGCTAAAGGGGATGAAAACGCATGTCACCTACCTAAACATTACTCGACTAACCGATTTCCGAAAGGACGGTCACCCATCAATCTACCGGAAACACCCGAAGCAAAAATTGTCGGAGGATGAAAGGAAAGAACCTCTAAAATACCAGGACTGCAGCCATTGGTGCCTTCCGGGTGTACCGGATTCGTGGAATGAGCTTCTCTACGCGGAGCTCCTTGTAAAAGAAAGCAAGATGAGGCAACATCAAAGGAGAGCTAGGTAA